Genomic DNA from Schistosoma haematobium chromosome 1, whole genome shotgun sequence:
AAAAATATTGTCACATGTTAAATTTATGAACACAGATATATGTAAATACTGTGCTGAATGAATAACAAGACACATTAATATTTAGAAGTGATTGGTATTCTGCTTCACAACTCAGTCAGTTAATCAGTCACAAGTAATATACAAGCTGGCACATATGTTGGTACAtcatattagcacagagagatgaaaATCTTAAGAAAAATGCCGTAACAGAAGTAGTAGCCGTACCAGTGATAACAGAAGAGATTAGCTTTAGGTAATATGATCCAAGATTGAATTCACGGAACCAAAAGTATGTAACAACTTTGATCCAAGGGAAAACAAAAAATTGAATGTATCTGCACCACTACGActgattctgagtcatgtcatccactgtcttcagtgatttGATCACGATAATCAGACGGATTCCAACCAGGTAATCTGCACTTATCAACCTGATCAGTAGTTAATGACTACACAaatgaaatatggtcagtgagATTCAACATAAATATAACTACAGGAGAATAAGCATCAGGATTTTAGAAACACGATGTGGAATAGGTCTAACCACCAGATAGGCAAAGCCAATATTAAGGTGTAAGGCTTTAAGGGCAACAGTATAAAGTATTCATTGATCAAAATTATTTGGACGTGAACTCGTTTAGCTTATAACCATTTGGTGTGAATAAGCGTAAAATGAAATCTTTAGAATACTGATATTGCGAAACTGAAGCACATAACCTGAGGCAACCAGTAAAAACCAGGACAACAGTTTTaccctagtataggactctttaACGGTGTCCATTCAATACCATACCGATGATCCAACCGAGGACTTTCAGGTCTCAAGGTGAAACCTTAACATCCAAACAACTGAGTCGATATCCAGTGCTTGCTGATTTTTATTAATTGTCTAACCCAGCTTGGTTTATGATCCTCAATAATacacaacaatctccacaaacacaAATTGAAACAGGCAAGTGGATGACTGACAGGACTACTGAGTTCCTAAATTTACCCAACTATTAGTAAGAAACAATAGGTTTAGAAGACTAGAAATATAACACATGTACATTAACTTTGTTTGCATACTTCCAAACAGCATTCTTTAATTCAACACAACTCAAACCAATTTTTTCCTATCGCCTAATTTTTATTTTGgctaattatcatttattgcACTGTACATCATACCAGATTATAAGATATACTGTACGATCAATCATCATATAGATATCTTCAGTGGTTATGTTTTCTATAGAAACGAAGCAAAGTTAATAGTAGGTCTATAACTAGCTGATATTAACAACTAATTCCCAATGACCAGATTCTACATCCAACTAAAAGTTTGGTGGTATAGATTATGAGAGAATATTGATGATTTAAAACTATATTATACAACCCTGTAAGTCATATTGATGACATGGAGTCATTGTTTTAatttcttcaaataaataaatacataattgaAGCCAGTAGTAGTGAAGTTCAATTACCTCACTAAATTCATGTTTCAAAGGCAAAATTGCGCTCATCTAACCTTGAAGTCAGTTATTATcatacattaaaataaatgatggcTTAATATTTATTGGTATATCTCCGATGATTCCTGAAGATCTCTAATTAATCAAATGACCTACTATCATTATATTGCACCTCTAAACTTATTCACTCATACGAAATGGATACTCTAATGTCACAATTGATTAAGGATACTTCCAATCTCTTTATGTTACCTGCTTATACCGATGAAGCCTTACAATCCTACATTGAAACCAAAAGCAATCGTTAACCCCTACAGACTTAGATTTCAATCAACACTGAAAAATAACATAACTAGTGACTTAACTGACACAACCTGATTCGCAACAGAACTCCATTGGTTAGCTAGTCATAATAATGCTATGTAATACCACGTACATTAAACCTTATTATCCAAAAATTGACGAACTCATATCAAACAAGCCAAAAAAGAACTAATATGTACGCTTTTACAAAATGTATTTCGTCTTCAGTCAAATtactgaaaatgaaaataatgaatgtcATTCACAATAACTGTTTTGCACAAAATGCGAACTCCACTTAATAACTCTTAATaaataacaagaaaaaaagGTGAAATACACataattattaatgttattagATGAATACTTAAAACAATGTGTAAGTTTTAGAGAAAACATGACTGAAAAAAATCAACGGAAATGACTGATCATATGTTGCGTATGTGTGGTAACAATAGATATATCGGTAGAGTGATGTGGGAAGGAACACAGACCCAATAAACTTTTGAAAATAGGACCTTGACCAATATTGAATTTTCATGAAGATATGCAGTCTTCCACTGATCCGTATATACTTTCATCACTGTATGCAATGTAGAGGAAGAGATCACGATCATGATGTTCCTAAAAGTAGGTCGAAATCAAAAGGCTCATGATAAAAATATCATATATGTAAGTGTTGAATCCAATATGTACAAAGCTATATATAATGTTCTGATGAGATGAAAAAATCATATTGCCTACAAATTAAAGACATGGCTTAAAGTGGTAGATTAACGATTAAATCCTTTAGTTTTTAACCATACATGTTCAAGCCCCGCCTCACCTATTATGGGTAGCATCACTAGTCCTTAAGTACAATATGTACCTTACGGGGAATTGGATAAATCTGTGcttaaaaaatgatttatttatttatttgtttgaacacataaatattggtacaagagggtaccaaatatatatgcgccacacaaaacaatgagaatttaaggggaaggaaaaaaagagaataataacgaagagattgatgtaaggtggtgtaataataataatggtaaaaatgggggaacggaaaggtacaatcagaagaaatcttttaaTTAAGGaagacaaccactttttatgaagaaagtaaaagaaggttacagcaggatcgccactggctcctattctgagccatatctgataacgtttctagccactgtgtagcaccatctctcggaccccagccagggagtcgtgaaggtccaacagaagccagtcctttgcagatttctttcatgccacgacaccatgtcatacactgaccacctctccgcttcttccaaccagtcccagagtcggcaaataatgcacgacgtggaattctcttgaacgacattcgtagaatatgtccaagccaccaaagtcgacgtttcaagatggtgacaccaattgcattatcatctctgtgcccgaacacacgatgccgaacctctgaattactgacatggtgttgccactggatgtcagcaatcctttggagacaacgatgatcaaacacagagagtcgtctaatatcctcaactcggagaggccaggtttcacaagcatagagcaaaaccgctctcaccgacgcgttgtagatccgaccttttacagtcagactaTCATCACGAGGGTGACAAAGAtggtccagattggcataaaccgctctggctctcactatacgtgcattgatctcaccactcacgccaccaccagcacttatgcagctactcaggtacacgaacttctcaactacttctatctgctcaccatccagagtgagtacaggattaggatcctgccagtcttgtaaaagtactttgcacttcgaaggtgcaaagcatgtagtgtcagttactatgccaagcccatataccttattctagcttccggacatcccattttattcattctactcgagccatactttgaccttgttatttattcgcttatcaatctagactgtttttatatgagcgtatatgtgtgtgcccttcttatcccattaatcacatatctgtagctttattttgtctgactataaatattgagtaacgcttgacaaagatgaagttggcttcccagccatcttccctgcgtttCATTTTGCTCTACTCTGTTTCCTCCGCTTCATATACAaagtatatgtattcacaagtcaattctcgtcatttgacttatttaattccgttattgactaacgcgattcaagttgacgatgatatacgagaatagacgatagcaaacatccatacgatctaaataggagtcagatcctcgggccactaaaagcacataccatacctacggacactgattgccaactgattaagtgtggattgcatgccttgggcattatcgcacagtaagacaataccatccgcatactcaaggtcgagaagtctttccctgggcaacagatccacaacctacgaagtatgacggaagccaatagcttggatgCAATCGGGAGTAGACTTATCCCTTGacagttgttacaggaacgacgtgaaccctttttaaagatagggacaactatcgactcattccatgacgttggtacactctctagctcccaaacctttgtaaacaacgtcgtcagttccatAGTCAGAAAGTctccaccatccttaaaaagaGACGGAGGTAAGTTATCTgagccaggtgatttgtagcgcttcaagagttggagttccttgcggacttccgcctcatttggtggatcagtcgtcaccggtcatggagggcaggacagtctgaccgatgttgccggagcagcaagccagttgaactgcccttcgaagaattctgcccatcgtccaagacgtcgatagatgttagtgattggcatcccattatcctcgtagattgtttcgctcacaccagacttctcgctgccagtggctcgtatgagttggaagagcttccggtagttaccagatgcagctgctgcttccagctcattagcactctctaaccaccaggcttctcggtccttacgcaagctttgcccaatttccttacgtaacatccgacgtttatggtcaaactcacggtcacccggagtagaccgacgggcttcgatgagttgtaaatAGCCTGAAGAAAcacagtgcttataagcgggacgtttcgcgaacccacaaacgactgtacccgccattttcatggcgtcatgcaattgcaaccaatgctcatctataattttcggtggaatggtagctagcctggaagctagctcggttcgatacttactagcaacagaagttgcaaccagcttgctaatatcaatccgttgatggcggtcacttcgtaggccactgaaaagtaaggtaagattggcgcagaccaaagcatggtcagagtccagataggtactcccaAAGGTGccgcagtcttgtacacaaccacgccagcggtagctgatcgcgatgtgatcaatctgagtccaggcttgagatgcagagggaggacgccaggtggcacatcggcgatgactgtgccgaaagttagtgctagccagaaacaagTTGTGGTTtgtgcatagttgcagtagacagtccccgttatctgtcctgcgaccaacaagtccccatcggccacctaaacgaccctcttctgtgcctagacgcccgacctgagcattcaagtctccggctagtactacaatatctatcgaacgcactttctggagaagaacagataactggtggtaaaactcatccttgatcgcatccgggctgcaatctgtcggggcataggcggagatgacgaaaagacatcgtttctcacgccgatttcttctcactttgatggaactttctaatctaacagcacataaccgactgttaatggggatccaatcgattagtgctgcctcagctctagcgcttagtgcgacaccaacgccagcaagaccagacgaagatgccacagggtccccggatatacgcacgtaaaacaagctttttgaagtgacagatgtagagcgaatttgtagtacttcaccagagtcttgaatacgggtctcggatagacagcagacatcgatattaagactttccaaagacatagccagccctatctgttgaccaacctgcataagtgtgcgaacgttgaaggcagccagtttgaatggcgcacgtggtttcagaaaaactgcttcagtactcatattcgatggtaacatacaattttcgaccggacagtgactcgagaacgtttagatacagtcagatttccaccaaagacgagccgctgtataagtataaaagagggtgaataatgtggataataataataataataacaatgacaataatagtaataataatagtattaataatgacaataatagtaatgataattatttgaatcgattgattgtttttcggagcGAGAGAAGTAGTTGCCATAGACATagagttcatcgtttgtgtgtgggctgtgatactgcccgggtgcccaaaccgaagcaggtggttatcttagggggccacaccccgagcctttgacctaaaggtctaacccacaaggaagtggagcatcgtaaggagatgcagtcccatggaagccggtgaccaacaattggttcatacaccacttgttcccgcaggatactagagcccatgtgcaccattggtttgtgacatggttaaagcgccggacattcgcttttcgtcatcccattttcgtaaacaacacccccaccacaagaaggcagtgagtaggacttccctggcagaggctgtatacgcgtggccgtgtgaaagtatttcgagagggagggcgaacccaccccggtttcggtcataccagggcatttgggggccttaACAAATGAGCCACACtattgacaaaataaaaataacagtcCAAATTAAATGAAATCTACTCATTCACCAGCTGATGTATAAACTTCTGTTAAACTAGACATGACTGTTTGATGCTTCAAAAGTATACAGAAGAAATAAAACCACACTTCCATAGGAAAACGACCGAAACAAGCTGAAGCTTGAATATCGTACAAATGAAACCTAGTAGGATTATGAAAATGATAGCGACACCGAGCAATTTGATATGAAACAGAAGTGTGAGGGTTAATGATACTACTCGGTTGCCCAAACCAAAATAAGTGAAGGGGTTTAAACTTTGGGCTTGATGGCTGAAAATCAAATGCCCTAACCATTAGGCCACAAGTGAGTAAATATGCGCCAAGCAGAATAACAGCTAACATTACTTACCTGATAGAGAGCACCCATAGTAGCGCTTGTTGGAGGAATGATGTctttaacaaagaaaaatagcGCTTCTTCTGGATTTAGTTGGATTTTCTTACGAATAAGGAAGTAAAACTGTCCGACAGTTAAGTCCGAAGGAACTAGATACTTGTTTTTCTCTAGATTACCAACACGTGCACGAGGCGATTTTTCAACAATAACCTACAATCAGTCAAAACATAACGGGGACATGTAACGGACATTATCAAATAACAAAACTATATCATTTTCGTAAACTGAATGCTACCTTCGCTCGACATCACACTTTTGACGGTTCTATTCTCCTAGAACAATCGTCAATCTAGCAAATAAGTTGTAATGAAAGGACAAATTAGTAAACCATTAATAATCATCCTTTCAAATAGTTGAGTCAAATACAAATTATACGGGCCAATTAGAAAATATTTGAGCCATATTATGAACTTCAATAAATGTCAGAATCCCTGGAAACACCATTTTCACTAGGATACATCTTTAAGTCAGTCcgtcagctacaacgtgggaccaggcacatatatgcatcggtccaagttgccatacctcattagcacatgaacaccgaattcagaGTAACTAATTCCATGGTGGTAATATACATCagaaagatttcatataaggatatagtacaggaaaaaaTAGTTGgcagaaagatataaagcaatttctATCTCATAGTTTGAGGGAAAACAGAGAATGCATACACCTacatcattgtgatcgattctgagccatgtcacatcGAGTTTCAAACCATAGAGGTAGTTAAGCCAAGACATAACATCGGTCCATGGAGTCAGTGACTTAGTATGAGTCATGtttgtagatgcagactatttggttaAGACCGACATGACAACTGCAATCAGTGGCTGGAGACTTCGGGTGACATGATTCAGGATCATTCAAAATAGGATAAATGcattcacttttcatcttcTATTCGATCTTGATTTCTAGCATTCCTTCATAAATATCTTTCCACTCTACCTTTTCGAACACAATTCTCGAGATTTAGTCCTCTTCCAGTGTCGttgcttatttatttgaacacaaatattggtataaatgggcaccgaatacatatgcgccacacaagtcacttggtttgtgtgagggctgtgatactgcttaGATAcacagaccgaagcaggtagtttccttagggggccatacccggagccttcgacctagaggtctgatccacaaggcagtggagcaacgtcaggagatgcagttccatagtaaccggtgaccaataatcggttcatacgccatttggagagctaactctccccaccctcggccgaaCCAGAACATTTGGAGGCCATTGTCCTTGCTAATATACTATATCGATCTCATTCGTGCCAGATCCTATGCTGACGACTGATGATTAACTGAAACCGTTGAGAGGGAGCGACCTAACTGAGTAAGTACAGTCAAGTGGGTACCACAGATGCTCAGCTAGAATGctataaatatatttacagAAAACGCATGGCCTGTGTCCGTTCAATTTGGCAAATGTCAAATCAGAACGATAGAAAATAAACAAGCGGAACACCAAGAAAATGACGGCATCACGAATAATATATCAACCGTGTTGATGTAATCTGTGGATGAAACAGGGACATAATATTCATGAAAACCAATAAATGAAAATGGGACAAAAGTTTAATGTCTAACACAATGCTGATACAGAAGGATATAGTAAACAGGAATCACTCTTAACAACGAGGGCCAGATTTGTTGGGAAATTATCCATAAAGCAAATCTCCCTACCTCACTTATGAAGCAAACTCGCTTTTTATCACTAATATATGGAAGAATATTACATCAGACAGAAACGTTTTCTGGAAAGTGCTTAGATTAGGAACCGGTGATAAGACTGGTAGGCAAATGAACCAAAGTCCCCATGTGGGACCCCCCCCCAATCTCCGCATTCTGAGGAAATTCTAGGGTCTTCCTCACAGTCATATGAAAGTCCAGTTCGAAAATATTGGAGAAAAGCCCCTGGGTAGGGGAAATCTCGGAGTTTTGTCATACCACCCCGCAAATCTCCATTGCAGCTTCCTCAAAATCCCCCAACAATGACAAAATTTTCCTGAAAAATTGGGAGTTTGGGTCGTTAAATGACTCGGAACCCACAATGGCACTTTTAATTCCAAACAACTTTGGACAGATATGGGTGACATCTAAGTTTGTAACTGAAGGAATTCCATACCCGATAGCAGTAGACCACTGAATGTCACAGGAAGTTCCGTGCCGAGAAGGGTAAATATTTGACATATTCAACATATGTTGAATTCATATTATAACCTAGACTACTAGTGTTGCACTTTTAAGTCTTCCCAGGAATGTTTTAGGGCTGGATTTTAACTTGATAATGTTAGAAGTCACCAAAATCTTCTAGACTTATAAGTTTAGGAAACTTTCCTAATTAGAATTAGACTTTAAGTAGGACAAAATACTTAAACAATGAACTGGAAATCCAACCTACTGGAACGCTGGAAGGGTACTTTTTACGTATATTTTGCCCTTCTTCTAAGCGCTTTTCAAACGGACGGTCCTCTTTGTACTGGAATTTCATTGCTCGGACAAAGGAAAACAAGCAACAAAATAACCGCCGGAATTTTATGCCGGAACAAACAACATGTAACCATGACTGATGTATGACATGAATCTTAGTAAACGGAATCAAAGAAGCTATCTTTTAAAGGGATTCCGTATCTAGTAGTAGTGAACCACTGATGCCTCCGGGTAGGAACTAAAGTATGTTAACGataaaaggaaaaagaaaaataagCTAGTACATCGCAGTGAGATACTGTATTTAGTCCTTAGGAATGTGTCAAGTTTTCTCTTAACGGGCTCCTGGGGGGTCTTTAGAACTAGCTCACCCGGCAGCGAATTTCAACGTTTAACTTCTCTTAAGGAGTGGAAGGTGTGCCTACAGTCCGTTCttctatgttgtgtctccagtttctagGTGTCACCTCTAAAGTTTGTGTTGCAACTAAGCTTTATTGAAGTTTAAGAGGATGACCAGAAGTGTTTAGGATGCTGTACATCATTAGATGGTTACCTTTAAGGCGTCTGTACTCTAATAGGCAAAGGTTCAGTAACTGAATGCGTTCTTCATAAGTCATGAATTTGTGTTCGTTGAATATGATCCAAAGCGTCTTCATCTTTTCGTGGTAAGGAAAGAAATACTATTTTTCTgcactctaaatggggacgaataaaaGTGCTGAAGATTATGTGAGAAGTTCCTCCGTCAAAATGGCCACAAATACGCTTCCACGTTGCCAGTGCAAGATTTGCTCGGAGGGCATTTTTATCGCAGTTAGCGTAAGATTTCAGATCGTAGGATACTAACACTCCTAGATCATTTTCAACTCGTGATATCTCTAGGGGAGAGTTGCCTACGTTGTAGCTGTAGTCtacaacatgtctcagatggatTACTTTACGTTCTGAAGTGTTAAATGTAAGTCCGTTGTTGTCCGCTCAATCTTGAAGTCgaatcagatcctcctgaagtacCAGTTTATCCTATTGGTTGCATACTTCCATCCAGGGTTTTACATCATCAGTGAGATGTATTAAATCCAAGGATTCCTGCTTTGAAAGACCGTCTATATAAATCGAGAAAAGAAAAGTTCCTAGTAGTGAACCCTGGCGAACCCCAccaggacattccatagcctgagaggAAGTGAAGGTAACACTAACCCTGAAATATGGAATTTTAGATACGAAGCGAGCCAAACAATTAATGGTGATTTGGTACTTAATCGTTTGGGCTTACTGATAAGATATATACAGTtaaccctatcaaaagcttttgagaagtcaaAATATATCATGTCAACCTTCTTCTTGTGGTCAAGGATGGTTGCTGTCAGCAGGTTGATTACATAAGAGCTGCCATTTTTCAAAACGTGTTGTTTGGTTGAAAAGCAGTTTATGAGTAATAAATAGCCGTGTATATGGTCGCATATCAaagactccatgatttttgaaggtacAGAGAGAAGTGCTGCCGGTCAGTAGCCTGAAGGTTTGCTGCAACGACTTCtcttgaaaattggtgtgacgAGCCAGTTTTCAATTTTTTGACAACCTGTTTCAATTTAATGAATGTGAGGACATCACACTAAGTGACGTTGCCAATATTGAAGCTGTTTCCTccagtatagcagaatgaaccTATCTGGATCAGGAGAAGTGTCTTTTCCTAGGTTCTGCAGTTTTCGGAACACTATGTAGGCGCTCAGGTCCACTTCTCGAAGTACTGTggagttgcagatgaagctCTCACCAATAAAGTTGGTGTGGGTTGGTTGAAAGTCCGAGAGTACTGTTCAGCCAAAAGTTTAGCGGCGCCACCGCTGTTGTTGGTCAAGCCtttaggacctagcagttgtAAAACTACAGTTTAGGCTTGTCGAAAAGAGACTGTATGACAGAATAAGTTTTACCCAGTGCAGACAAAATTATCGAAAACctttatctggtactgaagcctgtcttctctgaTTACCTCTATGCATATGCTCCTTATTTGTTTGTACTGCCTGTATGCGTCGTTGTTACCAGTTCGTCTGTATCCCGCCCAgtagtgccttttgcggcttagcaaaCGAAGAATACGATTCTTGATGattgtaggttgcttgtagACCTGAGGGACCGTTTGAGGAACAGACTGTCTTGTAGCATATAGAAGCATGTGCAGTAAGAAATACCAATGAGCATTCACatcaagttgagggtgaacTCCCCAGTCCACGTGCTGTAGATCGTCTTGTAAAGTTGATAAATCCAACTGTTTGAAATTCCAGAGCTTGTCGTTGGTAGGAGGTCTTGGCTCAGTTTTCTGATAAACTAAAGGCTATGACAGTGTAATCACTTTTCCTGAAAGAAGCCAGGACTGAAAGGTTGTAAATCAAGGattcttcgtttgtaaacaCACAGCCTAAGCGCGAAGGCGTCTGACTGTTTCTTTAACGAGCTCTTGACTTGGAATTTTCAAATAATCTCGGGTCTTCAATGAGATTAGAGTATCGAGCTTCATTTGACTTACCACCTCCAATGTATGTATGTTCAACGAAATTGAATTTAGGGAGATTGAAGTCACTTAGAATCAGAATATGAGGGGAGTCGATACGAATAGAGTGGGATTACTTTTCCAGCATTTGATTGTTGTACTCGATGTCAGCATTGAGTTCTTGTAGATGGCTCCAACTAGACACTTCAAGGTGGTAGACAATCTTATTGAGCACAATAAGGATTCATGAAGATTGATAAACTCTCGGTTGTGCACTTGATGTATTTTCAAGCATGATCGCAGGAACGAGGCTTCTCCGCCTCCCATTCTTTTTTTGTCGTTACGAAACAAAGACTTGTCCTGGTCTATAATTTGAGATATTCCTACCAGATGAACAATGTCAGCATTTCTGAGTGCACGtagctcatccattttattCGGTAAACTCGTGCCGTTCATGTTTAAGCAGTTTATGGCTTCAATTCGAAACGCGTGATCCTCcccgtcctgtttgtctgtatgagcct
This window encodes:
- a CDS encoding hypothetical protein (EggNog:ENOG410VICF~COG:Z) is translated as MKFQYKEDRPFEKRLEEGQNIRKKYPSSVPVIVEKSPRARVGNLEKNKYLVPSDLTVGQFYFLIRKKIQLNPEEALFFFVKDIIPPTSATMGALYQEHHDRDLFLYIAYSDESIYGSVEDCISS